In Peribacillus simplex, the following are encoded in one genomic region:
- the ahpC gene encoding alkyl hydroperoxide reductase subunit C yields the protein MLLIGTEVKPFNATAYHNGDFIEVTEENLKGKWSVICFYPADFTFVCPTELEDLQNQYATLKDLGVEVYSVSTDTHFTHKAWHDSSETIGKIEYIMIGDPTRTISSNFNVLIESEGLAARGTFIIDPDGVIQSVEINADDIGRDASILVNKIKASQYVRNNPGEVCPAKWQEGAATLKPSLDLVGKI from the coding sequence ATGTTACTAATTGGAACAGAAGTAAAACCGTTCAATGCAACAGCTTACCATAATGGTGATTTTATCGAGGTTACAGAAGAAAACCTAAAAGGTAAGTGGAGTGTCATTTGCTTTTATCCAGCAGACTTCACATTCGTATGCCCAACTGAGCTTGAAGATTTACAAAATCAATACGCAACTCTAAAAGATTTAGGAGTTGAAGTATATTCTGTTTCAACAGATACTCATTTTACACATAAAGCATGGCATGATAGCTCAGAAACTATCGGTAAAATTGAATACATTATGATCGGTGATCCTACACGTACAATCTCTAGTAACTTCAACGTGTTAATTGAATCAGAAGGTCTTGCTGCTCGTGGTACATTTATTATCGATCCAGACGGTGTTATCCAATCTGTTGAAATTAATGCAGACGATATCGGTCGCGATGCAAGCATCCTTGTTAACAAAATTAAGGCATCACAATATGTTCGAAACAACCCAGGCGAGGTTTGCCCAGCTAAATGGCAAGAAGGTGCTGCAACACTTAAGCCAAGCCTTGACCTTGTAGGTAAAATCTAA
- a CDS encoding amino acid permease — translation MSSERATVTSSADNAIHKTNEHPTNTLKKTLETRHLTMIAIGGSIGTGLFISSGTSIQMAGPGGALISFTLIGIMVYLLMMSLGEMATFLPDSGSFSTYASRFVDPALGFALGWNYWFTWAITIAVELSASAIIMKFWFPSVPGIVWSAIFLTIILLLNYFSTQSFGEAEFWFSLIKVIIIIVFLLIGLLTIIGIIGGEFIGFKNFTIDEAPFPSNGFSILSVFMIAGFSFQGTELIGVAAGESKDPKKNIPKAIKQVFWRILLFYICSIFVIGLLIPYTHPYLMNVNIENVSMSPFTIVFEKSGLVFAASVMNAVILTSILSAANSGMYASTRMLWSLAKEGKAPKSLMKLNKNGVPINALLVTSLVGMLAFLSSFFGEGKVFMWLLNSSGLSGFLAWIGIALSHYRFRKAYIVQGGHISNLPYKAKWFPFAPIVSIILCIIIIVGQEYESIMKMEISWADLFTTYISVILFVCIWFGYKIKYKTKIVDLKKCDFS, via the coding sequence ATGAGTTCTGAAAGAGCAACTGTAACTTCGAGTGCAGACAATGCAATCCATAAAACCAATGAACATCCCACAAACACATTAAAAAAAACATTAGAAACAAGACATCTTACTATGATTGCTATTGGTGGATCAATCGGAACAGGTTTGTTTATTTCTAGTGGTACGTCTATTCAAATGGCAGGACCCGGTGGAGCCTTAATTTCCTTTACTTTAATTGGAATAATGGTTTATTTACTTATGATGAGCTTGGGTGAGATGGCCACATTCTTACCCGATTCAGGATCATTTAGTACATATGCTTCTAGATTCGTAGATCCAGCTCTTGGATTCGCTCTTGGTTGGAATTATTGGTTTACGTGGGCTATTACAATAGCAGTCGAGTTGTCTGCTTCTGCTATTATAATGAAATTTTGGTTCCCATCTGTTCCGGGAATTGTATGGAGTGCTATTTTCTTAACCATAATATTATTACTTAATTACTTTTCTACACAGTCATTTGGAGAAGCTGAGTTCTGGTTCTCGCTAATTAAAGTAATAATAATTATAGTTTTTTTATTAATAGGACTACTTACCATAATTGGAATTATAGGTGGAGAATTTATTGGTTTTAAAAATTTCACCATAGATGAAGCTCCCTTTCCATCTAATGGTTTTAGTATCCTATCGGTTTTTATGATTGCAGGATTTTCTTTTCAAGGAACAGAGTTAATTGGAGTTGCAGCTGGAGAGAGTAAGGATCCTAAAAAAAATATACCTAAAGCCATCAAGCAAGTCTTTTGGAGAATTTTACTTTTCTATATTTGTTCTATTTTTGTAATTGGGTTGCTCATTCCATATACACACCCTTATTTAATGAATGTCAATATTGAAAATGTCTCAATGAGTCCTTTTACAATAGTCTTTGAGAAATCTGGTCTTGTATTTGCTGCGTCAGTAATGAATGCTGTGATATTAACATCTATTCTATCAGCTGCCAATTCTGGGATGTATGCATCTACTCGAATGTTATGGTCTTTAGCCAAAGAGGGAAAAGCTCCAAAATCACTCATGAAATTAAATAAAAATGGTGTACCAATCAATGCTTTACTTGTTACCTCCTTAGTAGGTATGCTTGCTTTTCTTTCTTCCTTTTTTGGTGAAGGAAAAGTATTTATGTGGTTATTAAACTCTTCTGGTCTTTCTGGCTTTCTAGCCTGGATAGGTATTGCATTAAGTCATTATCGATTTCGCAAAGCTTATATAGTACAAGGAGGACATATTAGTAATCTCCCTTATAAAGCTAAGTGGTTTCCCTTCGCTCCTATTGTTTCAATTATATTATGCATAATTATTATAGTGGGGCAAGAATATGAGAGCATTATGAAAATGGAGATTTCATGGGCTGACTTATTCACGACATATATTAGTGTCATTTTATTTGTATGTATTTGGTTTGGTTATAAAATAAAATATAAAACTAAAATTGTCGATCTTAAGAAATGTGATTTCTCTTAA